The genomic region tgtggattggtctggcagggatcggaggggggtgatgtggtgtgaggagggagctgtttgtgccagaggtattatgaggggagagggggtggtggtggagtgatatcacagaccagtcaggactatggtgagtggaggagggtggggtggcacagtcaaatctgttgaaaaagagattcaactcatttgcccagtcttggcccccagatacagggcccctcccactgtcctttgtgtggccagagacggttttcaggcctctccatacctctccggtgttgctccccttgaggtgctcctccagcttcctcctgtagctgtccttgcctctccttatccccctcttcagctccctctgcactctcctcatctcctccttgttgccagatttaaaaaccctcttggcttttacatcaatatacatgatggtggtgttgggggtgaggggtatattttaacattttatattttaaaattgtggcatgttgtttaaaaattgacctcggctgtgtttttgtttaaaaatgttttccaaattgtagctgtgtttaattcatatccagaaaaacatatattccaatataatatactcagcataaacattttaaatagattctatatttttggtccatccatgacatattactaaagtagcctatttactgttgttgatgtgggtcacttgctgttagccaattcactttctcgtaccaggagagctgaaaggaacgagtattattccctacctttttcaccaagtcaatttgaggcgttggtctaccctgctctttaattttaattttttcctcgaaaggaagactggcaaatggcttcgccaaaattaaatcagcaatgcttggcatccgtgcgcagctttcttgctagctgactagccccctcaagctcaagttcagtcactcaaataaacgacatttctggaactaagatagcaaacttgacaacactatatttacactttatttacaatgaaaatatatacaaactaaaaaagctggtagaaaccgtatgtaatgaatgaaatcgaaatgtaagctgatctcttacaatacaccacagcacttgcgaatctgcatgggactgaactgatgttgccagatactgctgacgttatccagcccaaaatatgttcaaaacccgccaaaatgcacttaaaaccgcccaattaggcgggaaaccacccaatctggcaacactgtgctgcctgtctatagttgaaacgagctgtcaatcaaagaaaatatccggccgctttcaccaatcaccagtctcctcgcggaaactgccatgtccctcccatgtgaggctgggagtccgtaggcggagtgttttcgcagtatttgtccaataaccgtcttgcattttgagattgaaaagcgcagagctcccaaatgccgttgaagtccattgaggctgggagtccatgagactccgtgggcgggcgttttcacagtatttgtccaataatcgtcttgcattttgagattgacaagcacatagctcccaatccactgaggctgggctgcatcgcgctgtcacgagggggaaaaactcacgcacacattaggcgaactggggaaagttataacggaatgatttcacactgtagtgggttgagcacatatatttctatgattctggatctgaaatagcaatgttataaggtcggctataacataagcctagcgcaattcatcctacacgatgttcgtcatttttagaggaggctgagcctccctcgttgtcttagagcaatcgcccgtggtgtgtatatcatttacacactgttgctctaaatctaaagctcttttgtttttattttttttttatatattgccatacaagaatgaaaatacagtattatGCAAATAGAAGTCAACACAAGCAATTCTGGAACCAAAAATATTAAATTTTCTGAATAAATCGGTTGCTGTTGTGAATGCAGTATTGTACAgcatataagaaaaaaagaaagcaaagtgcaccaaccaccacatatggtgatacagcaaccaaaaaatagacatgtatgaaaaagtgtgtgtgtgtgtgtgtgtgtgtgtgtgtttgttgatgGGGAGAGCAAGTTGGGTGTGTATTTAGGATGAATCTCTCCTCCAGGCTGGGTCTGGCCACAATATTTCAACATCACATGCTATATTTTCTCTTGCCAAACATCGAGGAAAGAATCGTCTTGTGTGGCGTATCCAACCTTGGATAGAAGCAGCATCAGTGTCACCACATGCTTCCTCCATTGCCTGGAGAAGTGTAAGGCGGGCATAGGGACGATGATCATACACTTTCCAATGCCATGTTGAGAAGAATTCTTCGATTGGGTTAAGAAATGGTGAATATGGAGGCAGGTTGACAACAGAAAAATGGGGATGGTTGACAAACCAATTTTGGACCAGTTGGGAGCGATGAAAACTGACATTATCCCATATAACCACAAATCTTGCCTGTTCTGGATTCTCTTCCTTTGGAGCAAGAATACCATGAATATTGTCCAGAAATGTTAGGATATGACCAGTGTTATAGGGGCCAAGTGTTGCATGGTGGTGCAGGACACCATTCTGCGTTATGGTGGCACACATGGTGACATTTCCTGCACATTGGCCTGGGACATTGACAATTGCCCTCTGTCCAATGATGTTTCTCCTCCTCCGTCTTGACTTTGTGAGGTTGAATCCCACCTCATCCACATAAATGTATTCATGGAGGATGGGGTGGGCATCCCTCTCCAAAATTCTCTGTATTGGACAAAAGAATAGATTAGGATACGCACAATACAATAGTCTGTCTCAGCAGGTGAAAGTCTGATGTACTGGCAGTGCTATGTACATACCTCCACATAGTCACGCCGCAGGTTCTTGACTCTGTCACAGTTCCTTTCAAATGGGACCCTGTACAGCTGCTTCATCCGTAACTGATTCCTCTGGAGGACCCGATGTATCGTAGATAGACTAACAGCATCAATATTGTTGAATATGGTGATGTCTTCCAAAATATGAATTTGAATCTCACCGATTCTAATGGCATTATTTGCCAAAACCATATTCACAATTGCGGTCTCCTGCTCTTGTGAAAATATACGACCTCGTCCTCCATGATGCTGTTGTCTTTCCACTCTagaaaattcagaaatacagtagTACTGTAAGAGTGCTGTATAAAGTCAAGGTTGCACTGCCCTGTGACCATTCATACAGTGTAGTGCAGTAAAATGGATGCTTGGAGCTACAATAGTATACATGTATTTTACAGCTATGCAGGAATGGCTATTACATGTACATTACAGTACTGTTGATTGTTGCATACCTGTTCTCATTTCGAAAAGTTCGAATTATGGCCGCCACTGTAAATTGACTCAAGTTGGGCTGGACTCTGAGTCCCGCCTCTCTTATGGTCAACCCATGATTGATCACATGATCAATCAGAGTAGCCCTAATCTCATCAGAGACTATTCTTTTTGGTTCTTCGTCCCTTCCTCCTTCAACTTGTCCTAGTCCTTTTCCTCTTCCTGCTCCCTTTCCAAAGTGTCCTCCACGAACCCGAACTCCTCGTCGTCCTCTGTGCCTTCCTCTGAATCCCCTGGCTCTCTCTGCATTGTTGTTATCCATTGTTCAAGACTGATAACTTGACCTTTACCCTGTTTATAGGCCTATGACAGGCAGTGATTGGTTGGTGTTCATTAAAGCAATTATTGTTTGCACATATGAGGACATAGTCTGAGGCACTGAGGAATAAGTTTGGCATTTTGATTGGTTGTGTTTGAAATAGGAaatcaagttacttcctgttagatTTTCGTGTGTTAGGTAGAGAATTGTGTGTATTGATTTGCAGAAAGTGAATAGCTAAATTGAAAACTGTGTCAAGGCTGAGAATTAGTTTATGGTTTTGCTGATTTGAGGTGGAGTTGTGAAGTTTGAGTGACAGAGTTTAGAAATAGTGTAATATAGAAAGGTTTTGTGTGTAAGCAATTGAAAAAAACtgtagttcagaggtcacccagggtttattgttgggaaaacaccgtaccttcctgactggcacagtgttttcaacacagaaattaatgtaatccgtgatgcaggttgtcaggctatcaatgtcatccccgtgaggttcacacaacacatcccagtccatggtgtcaaagcagtccctcagtgccatactggtctcctcagaccagctccttacatacctcttggtgggtggttgtttattcaccataggtatgtatgtaggggacaagcgaaccagattgtggtcagaacggcccagcggggggaggggtgatgaactatatgcgtccttggtgttcacatacattaaatccaaagttctcttgtctctggtgtggcatttcacatactgagtgaaggttgggagggtggaggacagggaagcatgattgaagtgaccggagattagtagcagggactgtgcgatgtctgaagctttgacactgtagtgtgtaagagctcacaggctgcagcagcatcggccgcCGGGGGGGATGTACACAGCTATCGCGATAACGTGtgagaattccctcgggaggtaatatggccgaatgctaaccgctagcagttcaatgtttttactgcagtactgctcctttaccctgatgtgccccgggttacaccatctgtcattcacaaacatcgctatacccctcctttcctcttaccgctctccttggctttcctgtctgCTCTCATGAGTTGAAATCcgtccagagtgacgtgtgagtccggtgagagttcattcagccaagtctctgtgaagcacataaggctctcctggtactccctctgcagcctggttagcgctgttagctcatccatcttattagggagagatcttacgtttcccatgatgacagatggtatacatggtttataccgtcttttcttctcccggcacttcattccagctctgcatccccttctccttctccttcatTCCGTGGGGATCACTGGTCTTTCCACAgggatcaccggtctttccacagggagtaccttggtgttgcgcagtgctaacagctgctcctgagtgtaaacaatggagctgtggctgaaagggtccgctgat from Neoarius graeffei isolate fNeoGra1 chromosome 24, fNeoGra1.pri, whole genome shotgun sequence harbors:
- the LOC132872319 gene encoding uncharacterized protein LOC132872319 — its product is MDNNNAERARGFRGRHRGRRGVRVRGGHFGKGAGRGKGLGQVEGGRDEEPKRIVSDEIRATLIDHVINHGLTIREAGLRVQPNLSQFTVAAIIRTFRNENRVERQQHHGGRGRIFSQEQETAIVNMVLANNAIRIGEIQIHILEDITIFNNIDAVSLSTIHRVLQRNQLRMKQLYRVPFERNCDRVKNLRRDYVERILERDAHPILHEYIYVDEVGFNLTKSRRRRRNIIGQRAIVNVPGQCAGNVTMCATITQNGVLHHHATLGPYNTGHILTFLDNIHGILAPKEENPEQARFVVIWDNVSFHRSQLVQNWFVNHPHFSVVNLPPYSPFLNPIEEFFSTWHWKVYDHRPYARLTLLQAMEEACGDTDAASIQGWIRHTRRFFPRCLARENIACDVEILWPDPAWRRDSS